The following coding sequences are from one Bradyrhizobium sp. WSM471 window:
- a CDS encoding DUF2336 domain-containing protein, with product MRSKSAKSSENLLEELQTALSHGTVAHRVETLRRVTDLFVGNAVDYSDDHVRVFDDVFQCLIEQIETSARALLAERLAPIAAAPPKIIRTLALDEVIEVSGPVLSKSERLDEATLIEIARTRGQAHLKAISLRRVLSEALSDVLVTRGDEDVVQSTVSNPGAQLSEGSLADLVTRAERDDDLASCIGLRADLPRHHYLKLVAKASLTVRRKLEAAHPELADDVSSVVQEAAQRIRAASMTRQTERARALVKSLHEDGRLTELQVATFAEQGKFDETNAGLAALAGVAVETAETMMIESRVEGVMILAKVAAMQWSSVRAIIALREKLSGGSQTDMLTLRDAYEALRSSTAQQVLRFHRMQQGATPAA from the coding sequence ATGAGATCCAAATCCGCAAAATCATCCGAGAATCTGCTCGAGGAATTACAAACTGCGCTCTCGCACGGCACCGTTGCGCACCGGGTCGAGACGCTGCGCCGGGTCACAGATCTCTTCGTGGGCAATGCGGTGGATTATTCCGACGACCACGTTCGTGTGTTCGACGACGTGTTCCAATGCCTGATCGAGCAGATCGAGACGTCCGCCAGGGCGCTGCTCGCCGAACGCCTCGCACCGATCGCGGCTGCGCCGCCGAAGATCATCCGCACGCTCGCGCTCGACGAGGTGATCGAGGTTTCCGGCCCGGTGCTGTCGAAATCCGAACGGCTGGACGAGGCGACCCTGATCGAGATTGCGCGCACCAGGGGCCAGGCCCATCTCAAGGCGATCTCGCTGCGGCGGGTGCTGTCGGAAGCGCTGAGCGACGTGCTGGTGACCCGCGGCGACGAGGACGTGGTGCAATCGACCGTCAGCAATCCGGGCGCGCAACTGTCGGAGGGAAGTCTCGCCGACCTCGTGACCCGCGCCGAACGTGACGACGACCTCGCCAGCTGCATCGGCCTGCGGGCCGACCTGCCCCGCCATCATTATTTGAAGCTGGTCGCGAAGGCCTCCTTGACCGTGCGCAGGAAGCTGGAGGCCGCGCATCCGGAGCTCGCGGACGACGTGTCCAGCGTGGTCCAGGAAGCGGCCCAACGAATCCGCGCCGCCAGCATGACCAGGCAGACCGAGAGGGCGCGCGCGCTGGTGAAGTCGCTGCACGAGGACGGCCGCCTCACCGAGCTCCAGGTCGCCACTTTCGCGGAGCAGGGCAAGTTCGACGAAACCAATGCAGGGCTCGCGGCGCTTGCGGGCGTCGCAGTCGAGACCGCCGAGACCATGATGATCGAAAGCCGGGTCGAGGGCGTGATGATCCTCGCCAAGGTCGCGGCCATGCAATGGTCGAGCGTCCGCGCCATCATCGCCCTGCGCGAGAAGCTCTCAGGCGGCTCGCAGACCGACATGCTGACGCTACGCGACGCTTACGAGGCGCTGCGTAGCTCGACCGCGCAGCAGGTGCTGCGCTTCCACCGCATGCAGCAGGGTGCGACGCCGGCGGCGTGA
- the meaB gene encoding methylmalonyl Co-A mutase-associated GTPase MeaB, whose amino-acid sequence MTSKSIDIKSLAHDLRAGSRAALARAITLVESRRSDHQALARELVQMLLPDTGRAVRVGITGSPGVGKSTTIDALGTHLIEQGHKVAVLAVDPSSARSGGSILGDKTRMARLSASDDAFIRPSPSSGTLGGVAAKTREAMLLCEAAGFDVVLVETVGIGQSETAVCDMTDFFLALMLPGGGDELQGIKKGLVELADMIAINKADGDNLKRANITAADYRGALHILTPRSEHWHPPVETYSALTGDGIAKIWQKVLDHRKAMNASGDFAARRREQQVKWMWSMLEQRMLARLRSEASVRTKVRKIETEVADGHLTPALAAEKILELLQ is encoded by the coding sequence ATGACCAGCAAATCCATCGACATCAAATCCCTCGCCCATGACCTCCGTGCCGGCAGCCGCGCGGCGCTCGCGCGGGCCATCACGCTGGTCGAGAGCCGGCGCAGCGACCATCAGGCGCTGGCGCGCGAGCTGGTGCAGATGCTCTTGCCTGACACCGGCAGAGCGGTCCGCGTCGGCATCACCGGCTCGCCCGGCGTCGGCAAATCCACCACCATCGACGCGCTCGGCACCCATCTCATCGAGCAAGGCCACAAGGTCGCGGTGCTCGCGGTCGATCCGTCCTCGGCGCGCAGCGGCGGCTCGATCCTCGGCGACAAGACGCGGATGGCCCGGCTCTCGGCCTCCGACGACGCCTTCATCCGCCCCTCGCCGTCCTCGGGCACGCTCGGCGGTGTAGCGGCGAAAACGCGCGAGGCGATGCTGCTCTGCGAAGCCGCCGGCTTCGACGTCGTGCTGGTCGAGACCGTCGGCATCGGCCAGTCCGAGACCGCAGTCTGCGACATGACCGATTTCTTCCTGGCCCTGATGCTGCCGGGCGGCGGCGACGAATTGCAGGGCATCAAGAAGGGCCTGGTCGAGCTCGCCGACATGATCGCGATCAACAAGGCCGACGGCGACAATCTCAAGCGCGCCAACATCACCGCCGCCGACTATCGCGGCGCGCTGCATATCCTGACGCCACGCTCCGAGCATTGGCATCCGCCGGTCGAGACCTATTCGGCCCTGACCGGCGACGGCATCGCGAAGATCTGGCAGAAGGTTCTCGATCACCGCAAGGCGATGAATGCATCCGGCGACTTCGCCGCACGGCGACGCGAGCAGCAGGTGAAATGGATGTGGTCGATGCTGGAGCAACGCATGCTGGCGCGGTTGCGCAGCGAGGCGTCGGTCCGCACCAAGGTCCGGAAGATCGAGACTGAGGTGGCCGACGGCCATCTCACGCCGGCGCTCGCCGCCGAAAAGATCCTGGAGTTGCTGCAATGA
- a CDS encoding GGDEF domain-containing protein, whose translation MSTAATSFPERNAAEAADLALTTAAAAPEVLARRIRQRRQMYVGQVASYSLGASVLLLYAYDGVISMGVPSLFWLGGLLIIGTFTVLSEAGFGDRFEDHYLTVFQISAHMTLQLLFLLAVPTVGVAFLAVLFLIFAFGTLRMTSSQAMLTWGLATCGLALVFLASDLPIGLPVTTQLQRAASMLCFVLVIGQCAFLGLFGATLRKILYRRSIELKAAYQRIEELAELDELTGSYNRRCIMRLLDAEIEKSRQTSTPCAIALIDLDWFKRINDAHGHPVGDEVLRTFAITIFANIRPADCFGRYGGEEFLLLLPGMDGDAASRMLDRLRGIVADLDWSAFSPGMRVTISAGVVTLRDNDTADTFLVRADSALYSAKAQGRNRIATS comes from the coding sequence ATGAGCACGGCTGCGACGTCCTTTCCCGAGAGGAATGCCGCTGAGGCCGCGGATCTCGCCCTGACGACCGCGGCAGCGGCACCCGAAGTCCTGGCGCGCCGGATCCGGCAGCGGCGCCAGATGTATGTCGGCCAGGTGGCGAGCTACTCGCTCGGCGCCTCCGTCCTGCTGCTCTACGCTTATGACGGCGTCATCTCCATGGGCGTACCGTCACTGTTCTGGCTCGGCGGCCTTCTGATCATCGGAACCTTCACCGTGCTGTCGGAAGCGGGCTTCGGCGACCGGTTCGAAGATCACTACCTCACCGTCTTCCAGATCTCGGCGCATATGACGCTGCAGCTGCTGTTCCTGCTCGCGGTACCGACAGTCGGAGTTGCGTTCCTTGCCGTGCTGTTTCTGATCTTCGCCTTCGGCACGCTTCGCATGACCTCGAGTCAGGCGATGCTCACCTGGGGCCTTGCCACTTGCGGGCTCGCCTTGGTCTTCCTCGCCTCGGACTTGCCGATCGGACTGCCGGTTACGACCCAGCTGCAACGGGCGGCATCGATGCTGTGCTTCGTGCTGGTGATCGGCCAGTGCGCCTTCCTCGGCCTGTTCGGCGCCACGCTGCGCAAGATCCTGTACCGGCGCAGCATCGAGCTGAAGGCCGCCTATCAGCGCATCGAGGAGCTGGCGGAGCTCGACGAGCTCACCGGCTCCTACAACCGCCGCTGCATCATGCGGCTTCTCGACGCCGAGATCGAAAAATCGCGGCAGACGTCGACGCCTTGCGCGATCGCACTGATCGACCTCGACTGGTTCAAGCGCATCAACGATGCCCACGGCCATCCCGTCGGCGACGAGGTGCTGCGCACCTTCGCGATCACCATTTTCGCCAACATCCGCCCGGCTGACTGCTTCGGCCGCTACGGCGGCGAGGAATTCTTGCTGCTGCTGCCGGGGATGGACGGCGATGCGGCGTCGCGCATGCTCGATCGGCTGCGCGGCATCGTCGCCGATCTGGACTGGAGCGCATTCTCCCCGGGCATGCGCGTGACCATTTCCGCGGGCGTCGTGACGCTGCGCGACAACGATACTGCCGACACGTTTCTCGTGCGCGCCGACAGCGCGCTCTATTCCGCCAAGGCACAAGGGCGCAACCGCATTGCAACCAGCTGA
- a CDS encoding TIGR03809 family protein, with product MAIGRDIAARWCALAEQRLVHLSEMFETGRWRRYHSEIAFLENIQEAKLAVQTWRALATGADVAAAAASVSPAFGWSPATMPRIFPREQQAQTVQPKAVHIAPETAVPVRLDPKPGVLAAISEAPAARVAAPAAMAPLQVPAAMAPPTAPVAMTGPKVPAATAAPKALAAMAALLPQFSPPAAEIVAAPERLVEFTFNLDGLEAKYPLLRNAF from the coding sequence GTGGCTATTGGCCGCGACATTGCGGCACGCTGGTGCGCTCTCGCCGAGCAGCGGCTGGTGCATCTCTCCGAGATGTTCGAGACCGGGCGCTGGCGCCGCTATCACTCCGAGATCGCATTTCTCGAAAACATCCAGGAAGCCAAGCTCGCCGTCCAGACCTGGCGCGCGCTTGCCACCGGCGCTGACGTCGCCGCGGCGGCCGCGAGCGTGTCGCCCGCCTTCGGCTGGTCGCCGGCGACAATGCCCCGCATCTTTCCGCGTGAGCAGCAGGCGCAGACCGTGCAACCGAAGGCCGTGCACATCGCCCCGGAGACCGCCGTGCCGGTCAGGCTCGATCCCAAGCCGGGCGTTCTCGCCGCAATCTCCGAAGCCCCGGCCGCGCGGGTCGCCGCGCCTGCCGCGATGGCACCGCTCCAAGTGCCGGCTGCCATGGCGCCGCCCACCGCGCCCGTCGCGATGACGGGGCCCAAGGTGCCGGCCGCGACGGCAGCGCCCAAGGCACTGGCGGCGATGGCGGCGCTTCTGCCGCAGTTCTCGCCGCCGGCAGCCGAAATTGTCGCAGCCCCCGAGCGTCTGGTTGAGTTCACCTTCAACCTCGACGGCCTCGAAGCGAAGTACCCGCTGCTGCGGAACGCATTCTAA
- a CDS encoding DUF86 domain-containing protein, which translates to MPPTVEDRLRDILEAITDIESVVKGSTFEQFVSEKTARLAIERLLEIICEASRSIPDDVKRAEPGIDWRKMIDFGNLLRHAYHVTKAEIVWDIIQIHLPPLKSCAERHIRESGR; encoded by the coding sequence ATGCCGCCGACCGTGGAAGACCGACTGCGAGATATCCTGGAAGCGATCACCGACATCGAAAGTGTTGTGAAGGGCTCCACATTTGAGCAATTCGTCTCTGAAAAAACCGCTCGGCTGGCAATCGAACGTCTTCTCGAGATCATATGTGAGGCTTCGAGATCCATTCCAGACGACGTAAAGCGAGCCGAGCCAGGGATCGACTGGCGCAAAATGATCGATTTCGGAAATCTGCTGCGTCACGCCTACCATGTGACGAAAGCCGAGATCGTTTGGGACATTATCCAAATCCATCTTCCACCGCTGAAATCCTGTGCTGAGCGACACATTCGCGAGTCGGGTCGGTAG
- a CDS encoding sigma-70 family RNA polymerase sigma factor: MSVTQAASDEILIARIAQGDRLAMQVLYGRHHVRVYRFGLRLVRDEQAAEDLISEVFLDVWRQAGKFEGRSAVSTWLLAITRFKALSALRRRKDFELDDDAANAIEDTSDNPETAVQKKDTSEALRECLTGLSPDHREIVDLVYYHEKSVEEVAEIVGIPENTVKTRLFYARKKLAELLKAAGIERGWP, encoded by the coding sequence TTGAGCGTGACACAAGCGGCTTCGGACGAGATCCTGATCGCCAGGATCGCTCAAGGCGACCGGCTCGCCATGCAGGTGCTGTACGGGCGGCACCATGTCAGGGTGTATCGGTTCGGCCTCCGGCTCGTGCGGGACGAGCAGGCGGCGGAAGACCTCATCAGCGAGGTATTTCTCGACGTCTGGCGTCAAGCCGGCAAGTTCGAGGGCCGATCCGCCGTTTCCACCTGGCTGCTGGCCATTACCCGATTCAAGGCCCTGTCTGCGCTTCGGCGCAGGAAGGATTTTGAGTTGGACGACGACGCCGCGAACGCGATCGAGGATACGTCCGACAATCCGGAAACGGCGGTGCAGAAGAAGGATACCAGTGAAGCGTTGCGGGAGTGTCTGACGGGCCTCTCGCCGGACCATCGGGAAATCGTCGATCTCGTCTACTACCACGAGAAATCCGTGGAAGAAGTGGCCGAAATTGTTGGCATCCCGGAGAACACTGTGAAGACGCGCTTGTTCTATGCGCGCAAGAAATTGGCCGAACTGCTGAAGGCAGCCGGCATTGAGCGAGGCTGGCCATGA
- a CDS encoding pyroglutamyl-peptidase I — protein MSDKLRILLTGFGPFPGAPYNPTQPLVARLAQLRRPALDDTAISSHIFPVTYAAVDRQLPEVLAREKPDALLMFGLAARTPYLRIESRARNAVTMLWPDAANTRSSKRGIAGSADAMIFGPHTARLLRAARLTGIDARASRDAGAYLCNYLSWRAIENVRAGGPKLAAFIHIPLLARSGAVRRKGAPRITFEELVDAGEAMLMEMVQLARKARNTTA, from the coding sequence ATGAGCGACAAGCTCCGCATTCTCCTCACCGGCTTCGGCCCGTTCCCCGGCGCGCCCTACAATCCGACCCAGCCGCTGGTCGCCCGGCTGGCGCAATTGCGCCGTCCCGCGCTCGACGATACCGCGATCTCCAGCCACATCTTCCCGGTCACCTATGCCGCGGTGGACCGGCAATTGCCGGAGGTGCTCGCGAGAGAGAAGCCGGATGCGCTGTTGATGTTCGGCCTCGCCGCACGCACGCCCTATCTGCGCATCGAGAGCCGCGCGCGCAACGCCGTCACCATGCTGTGGCCCGATGCCGCCAACACCCGCTCGAGCAAGCGCGGCATCGCCGGCAGTGCGGACGCGATGATTTTCGGACCGCACACCGCCAGGCTGCTGCGCGCCGCGCGCCTCACCGGCATCGACGCGCGCGCCTCGCGGGATGCCGGCGCCTATCTCTGCAATTACCTGAGCTGGCGCGCGATCGAAAACGTCAGGGCCGGCGGGCCAAAGCTGGCCGCGTTCATCCATATTCCCCTGCTTGCGCGCAGTGGCGCCGTGCGCCGCAAGGGCGCGCCACGGATCACGTTCGAGGAACTGGTGGATGCGGGGGAAGCGATGCTGATGGAGATGGTGCAGTTGGCACGGAAGGCTCGGAACACGACTGCGTAA
- a CDS encoding nucleotidyltransferase family protein, producing the protein MTEVADIPLQTLIGKLRELAPDLRAAGITRLFLFGSRARGDARPDSDLDVLVETTLREEVPRFDYFKVLHLIEDHLGLQVQISIRDLLKPRIAERIADDLIEVF; encoded by the coding sequence ATGACCGAGGTCGCAGATATTCCACTCCAGACACTCATAGGGAAGCTCAGGGAGCTCGCTCCCGACCTGAGAGCTGCCGGAATCACGCGCCTTTTCTTGTTTGGATCGCGCGCACGAGGCGACGCCCGTCCCGACAGCGATCTGGACGTCCTGGTCGAGACGACCTTGCGTGAGGAAGTGCCACGGTTCGATTACTTCAAGGTCCTGCACTTGATCGAAGACCATCTTGGCCTTCAGGTCCAGATATCCATCCGGGACCTGCTGAAGCCGCGCATCGCCGAACGCATCGCAGATGATCTGATCGAGGTCTTCTGA
- a CDS encoding TIGR03808 family TAT-translocated repetitive protein gives MDLNRRHLIGASTAGIAGALAIPADAARAAPLTSLLGRDATQYGVRPGSSEDQTRALQRAIDEAARARMPLALPPGIYRTGLLRLPNGAQLIGVRGATKFVFTGGASAIQSDGSDTIGLTGITFDGGGIPLPTRRGLIHVLGGRDVRITDCEITGSGGSGVWLEQVSGDISGNIFTNIAVTAVVSFDARGLSVSHNTITGTNDNGIEILRTAIGDDGTLVTDNRIEDIKAGPGGSGQYGNAINAFRAGNVIVRGNRIKNCDYSAVRGNSASNIHITGNSVSDVREVALYSEFAFEAAVIANNIVDGAAVGVSVCNFNEGGRIAVVQGNIIRNLIPKRPIGTAPDDDAGIGIYVEADSSVTGNVIENAPSYGIVAGWGKYLRDVAITGNVIRKALAGVGVSVVPGAGTALVNNNMISETPRGAVVGLDHARAVTSDLSVDGAQRFAQLVVGGNAVRR, from the coding sequence ATGGACCTCAATCGCCGCCATCTCATCGGAGCTTCGACCGCAGGCATCGCCGGCGCGCTCGCGATACCCGCCGACGCCGCGCGTGCGGCGCCTCTGACGTCGCTGCTCGGCCGCGATGCCACGCAATATGGCGTGCGACCCGGCAGCAGCGAGGATCAGACCCGCGCGCTGCAGCGTGCGATCGACGAGGCCGCGCGCGCGCGGATGCCATTGGCGCTGCCACCTGGCATCTACCGCACGGGACTGTTGCGGTTGCCAAATGGCGCGCAACTGATCGGCGTGCGCGGCGCGACAAAATTCGTCTTCACCGGCGGGGCGTCGGCGATCCAGAGCGACGGCTCCGATACAATCGGCCTCACTGGCATCACCTTCGATGGTGGCGGCATTCCGCTGCCGACGCGGCGCGGGCTGATCCACGTGCTCGGCGGGCGCGACGTCCGCATCACCGATTGCGAGATCACCGGGTCCGGCGGCAGCGGCGTCTGGCTCGAGCAGGTCTCCGGCGACATCTCGGGCAACATCTTTACCAACATCGCGGTGACGGCAGTGGTGTCGTTCGACGCCAGGGGTCTCAGCGTCTCCCACAACACCATCACCGGCACCAACGACAACGGCATCGAGATCCTGCGCACCGCTATCGGCGATGACGGCACGCTGGTCACTGATAACCGCATCGAGGACATCAAGGCCGGCCCCGGCGGCTCCGGCCAGTATGGCAACGCCATCAACGCGTTCCGCGCCGGCAATGTCATCGTGCGCGGCAATCGCATCAAGAACTGCGATTATTCCGCCGTGCGCGGCAACTCGGCCTCGAACATCCACATCACCGGCAACAGCGTCAGCGACGTGCGCGAGGTCGCGCTTTATTCGGAGTTCGCGTTTGAGGCCGCGGTGATCGCCAACAACATTGTGGACGGTGCCGCCGTCGGCGTCTCCGTCTGCAATTTCAACGAAGGCGGCCGCATCGCCGTGGTCCAGGGCAACATCATCCGGAATCTGATCCCGAAGCGGCCGATCGGCACCGCGCCGGATGACGATGCCGGCATCGGCATCTACGTCGAGGCGGATTCATCGGTCACCGGCAACGTGATCGAGAACGCGCCGTCCTATGGCATCGTCGCCGGCTGGGGCAAATATCTCCGCGACGTCGCGATCACGGGCAACGTGATCCGCAAGGCACTGGCCGGCGTCGGGGTGTCCGTCGTGCCCGGCGCCGGCACCGCGCTGGTCAACAACAACATGATCTCGGAAACCCCGCGCGGCGCCGTAGTCGGCCTCGATCACGCGCGCGCCGTGACGTCCGACCTGTCGGTGGACGGCGCCCAGCGGTTTGCGCAATTGGTGGTCGGCGGGAATGCGGTGCGGCGGTAG
- a CDS encoding S8 family serine peptidase — MTRKFESGVRAGACASSVAAALLLAACLGVEVAQAQAIMRTPTISVPSRMPTISPGIAARVSPGVAARAVAVGRGPGPVVTTRISARMGPTPVLPYARYSPNLYPACTASDRDAAGECLAQQNAGGDGSGKSGKKTAGKGRRNNTPVAVDLRTFAGEFVAEIDGGLSSTQADELARRHGLTRVSSENFPLIGATFGLFRITDGRPSATVRREFAADGSVRSVQPNFRYLLQDQKSSVPTEGDPAQYALAKLRLPQAHTLAHGANVTVAVIDSGIDAQHPELANSIADNFDALGSAEGPHIHGTGIAGAIVAHAKLMGSAPEARLIAIRAFGGTTGGAESSSYIILRSLNYAAEHGAQIVNMSFAGPKDAVIERAIAATAARGLVLIAAAGNAGAKSPPLYPAANPNVIAVSATDQQDRLFTASNRGNYIAVAAPGVDIFLPAPDGKYQMTSGTSFSAAYVSGVAALLLERNYALKPEALRTTLAKTARDLGSPGRDDLFGDGGADAFAAVMAVPAAGATPVAAASGTIKREDIEKRRDEPGIRALEQPSLSSTEDKATISQADKPATR; from the coding sequence ATGACGCGCAAGTTTGAAAGTGGAGTAAGAGCCGGGGCCTGCGCTTCGTCGGTCGCAGCCGCGCTTTTGCTCGCCGCCTGTCTCGGCGTCGAGGTTGCGCAGGCGCAGGCGATCATGCGCACGCCGACGATCAGCGTCCCCTCCCGAATGCCGACGATTTCTCCTGGCATCGCCGCACGCGTCAGTCCGGGCGTTGCCGCCAGAGCGGTGGCCGTCGGCCGCGGTCCCGGCCCGGTCGTGACGACGAGGATTTCGGCGCGGATGGGACCGACGCCGGTGCTGCCTTATGCGCGTTACTCCCCGAACCTCTATCCCGCCTGTACCGCGTCCGATCGCGACGCGGCCGGCGAATGCCTGGCGCAGCAGAACGCAGGCGGCGATGGCTCGGGCAAATCGGGCAAGAAGACCGCCGGAAAGGGGCGCCGCAACAACACGCCCGTCGCCGTGGACTTGCGCACCTTCGCCGGCGAATTCGTTGCCGAGATCGACGGCGGGCTGTCGTCGACCCAGGCCGACGAGCTTGCGCGCCGCCATGGCCTGACCCGCGTGTCCTCCGAGAATTTTCCGCTGATCGGGGCAACGTTCGGACTGTTCCGCATCACTGACGGCCGGCCCTCCGCGACGGTGCGGCGCGAATTCGCGGCCGACGGCAGCGTGCGCTCGGTCCAGCCGAACTTCCGCTACCTGCTCCAGGACCAGAAATCGTCGGTGCCGACCGAGGGTGATCCCGCGCAATATGCGCTGGCCAAGCTCCGCCTGCCGCAGGCACATACGCTGGCGCATGGCGCTAATGTGACGGTCGCCGTGATCGACTCCGGGATCGATGCCCAGCATCCGGAACTTGCCAATTCCATCGCCGACAATTTCGATGCGCTCGGCAGCGCCGAGGGCCCGCACATTCATGGCACCGGCATTGCCGGCGCCATCGTGGCGCATGCCAAGCTGATGGGCAGCGCGCCCGAGGCGCGCCTCATCGCCATCCGCGCCTTTGGCGGCACCACCGGCGGGGCCGAGAGCTCGTCCTACATCATCCTGCGCTCGCTGAACTATGCCGCCGAGCATGGTGCGCAGATCGTCAACATGAGTTTTGCCGGTCCGAAAGATGCGGTGATCGAGCGGGCCATCGCGGCGACCGCCGCGCGTGGCCTGGTGCTGATCGCGGCCGCCGGCAATGCCGGCGCGAAGTCCCCGCCGCTCTATCCGGCCGCCAACCCCAACGTGATCGCGGTCAGCGCGACCGACCAGCAGGACAGGCTGTTCACCGCCTCCAACCGCGGCAACTACATCGCGGTCGCGGCCCCCGGCGTCGATATCTTCCTGCCCGCGCCTGACGGCAAGTACCAGATGACGTCGGGCACCTCGTTCTCGGCCGCCTATGTCTCGGGCGTCGCGGCGCTGCTGCTCGAGCGCAACTACGCCTTGAAGCCGGAAGCGCTGCGCACGACGCTTGCGAAGACGGCGCGCGACCTCGGTTCACCCGGCCGTGATGATCTGTTCGGCGATGGCGGGGCCGATGCGTTTGCCGCGGTGATGGCCGTTCCTGCCGCTGGCGCGACGCCGGTCGCGGCCGCGTCCGGTACAATAAAACGTGAAGATATCGAGAAGCGTCGCGACGAGCCTGGCATCCGCGCATTAGAGCAACCTTCGTTGTCGAGCACCGAGGATAAAGCCACGATTTCTCAAGCGGATAAGCCGGCGACGCGATAG
- a CDS encoding GIY-YIG nuclease family protein, translated as MGIYVYMLRCADGSFYIGSATGDDTSSRVDQHNAGTYPGYTFSRRPVVLVWSEYFDRITDGIAAERQLKGWSRAKKEALIKSDWDSVSQLARRRAGEPGKK; from the coding sequence GTGGGCATCTACGTCTACATGTTGCGCTGCGCTGATGGTTCTTTCTACATCGGAAGCGCTACCGGCGATGACACCTCCAGCCGGGTCGATCAGCACAATGCCGGTACCTATCCCGGCTATACCTTCTCGAGACGCCCCGTCGTCCTGGTGTGGTCGGAGTATTTTGACCGGATCACGGACGGCATTGCCGCTGAGCGGCAACTCAAGGGATGGAGCCGCGCCAAGAAGGAAGCGCTCATCAAGTCGGATTGGGATTCGGTGAGTCAGCTTGCACGGCGCCGCGCGGGAGAGCCCGGGAAGAAATAA